A region of Chelonoidis abingdonii isolate Lonesome George chromosome 8, CheloAbing_2.0, whole genome shotgun sequence DNA encodes the following proteins:
- the RAB9B gene encoding ras-related protein Rab-9B, with amino-acid sequence MTGKSLLLKVILLGDGGVGKSSLMNRYVTNKFDSQAFHTIGVEFLNRDLEVDGRFVTLQIWDTAGQERFKSLRTPFYRGADCCLLTFSVDDRQSFENLGNWQKEFVYYADVKDPGHFPFVVLGNKIDKLERQVTTEEAQAWCLENGNYPYLETSAKDDTNVAVAFEEAVRQVLAVEEQLEHCMLGNTIDLHSSSKSGSSCC; translated from the coding sequence ATGACTGGAAAGTCCCTGCTCTTAAAAGTCATTCTCCTGGGGGATGGTGGAGTTGGGAAAAGTTCCCTCATGAACCGTTATGTCACCAACAAGTTTGACTCGCAGGCTTTCCACACCATAGGGGTAGAGTTCTTAAACCGCGATTTGGAAGTGGATGGACGTTTTGTGACCCTCCAGATTTGGGACACAGCAGGGCAGGAGCGTTTCAAGAGCCTGCGAACCCCCTTTTACAGAGGAGCAGACTGTTGCCTGCTGACCTTTAGTGTAGATGACCGCCAGAGCTTCGAGAACCTGGGCAACTGGCAGAAGGAGTTCGTCTATTATGCAGATGTGAAGGACCCTGGCCACTTCCCATTTGTGGTCCTGGGCAACAAGATAGACAAACTTGAGAGGCAAGTGACCACAGAAGAGGCCCAAGCATGGTGTTTAGAAAATGGGAATTACCCTTATCTGGAAACCAGTGCCAAGGATGACACCAATGTGGCAGTGGCCTTTGAGGAAGCTGTGCGGCAGGTGCTGGCTGtggaggagcagctggagcaTTGCATGTTGGGGAACACTATTGACCTGCACAGCAGTTCCAAATCAGGATCTTCATGTTGTTAG